Proteins co-encoded in one Callospermophilus lateralis isolate mCalLat2 chromosome 2, mCalLat2.hap1, whole genome shotgun sequence genomic window:
- the LOC143385985 gene encoding interferon beta-like produces MNNRCILQLALLLCFSTTALSTSYNLLRLQQFNSSVECQKLLEQLNGRPADCLSDGMDFKIPKEIKHPQQFQREQAAFVIYEMLKDIFHLFKKGYSNPDWNNTIVTDLLRELHQQMVLLNTTVVKKLGEENNRQAYSMIILRLKSYYVRIRTYLEAKEYSSCAWTVVRDELYWNFSFINRLTDKFQN; encoded by the coding sequence ATGAACAACAGGTGCATCCTCCAACTGGCTCTCCTGTTGTGCTTCTCCACCACAGCTCTTTCCACAAGTTACAACCTGCTTCGACTCCAACAGTTCAACAGCAGTGTGGAATGTCAGAAGCTCCTAGAGCAGTTGAATGGAAGGCCTGCAGACTGCCTCAGTGACGGGATGGACTTCAAGATCCCCAAGGAGATCAAACATCCACAGCAGTTCCAGAGGGAGCAGGCTGCCTTTGTCATCTATGAGATGCTCAAGGACATCTTTCATCTATTCAAAAAAGGCTACTCTAATCCTGACTGGAATAACACCATTGTCACAGACCTCCTTCGTGAACTCCATCAGCAGATGGTCCTCCTGAACACAACGGTGGTAAAGAAACTGGGGGAGGAAAACAACAGACAGGCATACTCCATGATTATCCTGCGCCTGAAGAGTTACTATGTGAGGATCCGGACGTACCTGGAGGCCAAGGAGTACAGCAGCTGTGCCTGGACAGTAGTCAGAGATGAACTCTACTGGAACTTCTCCTTCATTAACAGACTTACTGACAAATTCCAAAACTGA